The following are encoded in a window of Acidobacteriota bacterium genomic DNA:
- the nuoE gene encoding NADH-quinone oxidoreductase subunit NuoE produces MFTQANETKLDELITHYPVKRSAVLPALYIAQEEHGYVTDDDVKYIAQRLDMRVNEVEEVVTFYTMYSRKPVGQYKLQVCRTLSCALLGAEKIAEHIEHKLDIGIGETTKDGKFTLMEVECLGYCDLAPCLQVNFDYHEKVTTEDVDGLIEGLK; encoded by the coding sequence ATGTTTACTCAAGCAAACGAAACAAAACTCGACGAACTCATCACACATTATCCGGTCAAACGGTCGGCAGTGCTTCCGGCGCTTTACATCGCACAGGAAGAGCACGGTTACGTCACGGACGACGATGTGAAATACATTGCCCAGCGGTTGGACATGCGCGTCAACGAAGTCGAAGAAGTCGTCACCTTTTACACGATGTACTCGCGTAAACCTGTTGGCCAGTATAAGTTGCAGGTTTGTCGTACGCTTTCATGTGCCTTACTCGGCGCGGAAAAGATTGCCGAACACATTGAACACAAACTCGATATCGGGATCGGCGAAACGACCAAAGACGGCAAATTCACGCTGATGGAAGTCGAGTGTCTGGGATATTGCGATCTGGCTCCGTGTTTGCAAGTCAATTTTGATTACCACGAAAAAGTGACGACCGAAGACGTTGACGGGTTGATCGAGGGGTTGAAGTAG
- the nuoF gene encoding NADH-quinone oxidoreductase subunit NuoF — protein sequence MTKVLTNRFHLKGRACDIDVYKETGGYQALPKALKEFQPDQVIEEVKKSALRGRGGAGFPTGMKWGFVPKESKRPKYVVCNADESEPGTGKDRDLMRYDPHQMIEGMIIAGYALGSNTSYIYIRGEYWYIKEILEKAIAQAYERGYLGKNILGSGFDHDMYVHPGAGAYICGEETALLESLEGKRGHPRLKPPFPAVVGLYGGPTVVNNVETLAVVPHIIMNGGEWYKALGTEKSGGTKLFTVSGHVNNPGNFEVPMGYPLMSLINNECGGITGGRKLKAVIPGGSSVPILNAEECEKVNMDYESVAAAGSMLGSGGVIVMDETADIFESTMNITHFYKHESCGWCTPCREGTRWLYKVFERMKRYEGRPGDVELLYDLADKILGKSFCALGDAAAMPVQSAIKKFREDFERRIKHNLVQIGKAAD from the coding sequence ATGACAAAAGTTCTGACAAACAGATTCCATCTCAAAGGGCGCGCCTGCGATATTGATGTCTACAAAGAGACGGGCGGCTATCAAGCCTTGCCGAAGGCGTTGAAAGAGTTTCAGCCGGATCAGGTTATTGAAGAAGTCAAAAAATCTGCCCTCCGTGGACGTGGCGGCGCTGGCTTTCCGACCGGCATGAAATGGGGCTTTGTGCCCAAAGAATCGAAACGTCCGAAATATGTGGTTTGCAACGCGGACGAATCCGAACCCGGCACGGGCAAAGACCGCGACCTGATGCGCTACGACCCGCATCAGATGATCGAAGGGATGATCATCGCGGGATATGCGCTCGGCTCGAATACTTCTTACATCTACATTCGCGGCGAATACTGGTACATCAAAGAGATTCTGGAAAAAGCCATCGCCCAGGCGTACGAACGTGGCTATCTGGGCAAAAATATTCTCGGTTCTGGGTTTGACCACGATATGTACGTGCATCCCGGAGCTGGCGCGTACATTTGCGGCGAAGAAACCGCATTGCTGGAATCGCTGGAAGGCAAGCGTGGGCATCCGCGACTGAAACCGCCTTTCCCGGCGGTGGTCGGACTGTATGGCGGCCCGACGGTGGTCAACAATGTGGAAACGCTGGCTGTTGTTCCGCACATCATCATGAATGGTGGAGAGTGGTACAAAGCGCTGGGAACGGAAAAAAGCGGCGGAACCAAACTGTTCACCGTTAGCGGCCACGTCAACAACCCGGGCAATTTTGAAGTTCCAATGGGCTATCCGCTGATGTCGTTGATCAATAACGAATGCGGCGGCATCACCGGCGGACGCAAATTAAAAGCAGTGATTCCCGGCGGTTCGTCCGTGCCAATCCTGAACGCCGAAGAGTGCGAAAAGGTCAACATGGATTATGAATCCGTGGCCGCAGCCGGTTCGATGCTCGGATCAGGCGGCGTGATCGTGATGGACGAAACGGCGGACATCTTTGAAAGCACGATGAACATCACGCATTTTTATAAACACGAATCGTGCGGATGGTGCACGCCCTGCCGCGAAGGCACGCGCTGGCTATACAAGGTTTTCGAGCGCATGAAACGATACGAAGGCCGGCCGGGCGATGTGGAATTGCTTTACGATCTGGCCGACAAGATTCTGGGCAAAAGCTTCTGCGCGTTGGGCGATGCGGCGGCAATGCCCGTGCAGTCGGCGATCAAAAAGTTTCGGGAAGATTTTGAGCGTCGTATCAAACACAACCTCGTTCAAATCGGCAAAGCAGCAGACTAG
- a CDS encoding molybdopterin-dependent oxidoreductase, producing METVKLTINGQEMTAPKGELLIEACEMNGVYLPRFCHHRGLTPQASCRMCVVRVDNPKIPKLQTACTMPVTDGMVVTTESQEVEETRAAMIEFLLSNHPVDCPVCDRAGECELQDQTYGFGEDRIRSQFDDKENYLERQISPFIYNDPQRCVTCKRCTRVCEEWMDENAITTINRGSATLISSFGGWVECSDCGNCVDVCPTGTLLHVPYKYVARPWDLKQTATVCNFCSDGCSILAGTRSEKLIRAVARDGRGRTAGGINHDFLCALGRYTVDFVHSKKRIDRPMIRRGEHLAPTTWDDALSFAAKRLDEIKAQSGGQSLGVISAARLLNEDQRTLLRFANNVLETKHADYYHDEDECDLASFFRYGAPTIATQENIQNADAILLIGSDPNEENPLTAFSIRWAVRQEAARLLIVNSVPSRLERQANVAVRVRGGSEGAIVQALLDESKLADAADAMGASADDLKAIRRIIHESGKVVVIFGDELRGAAVESLALLEEALAVPSAEAADAAKKAYIDSLQREVKSSNSTQKPSINENPYTYIVEHPTLEIGADPARTETKFSFVPLVRYSNSMGAGAMGIASGLTGGMSAQAMLNGAGGGIKALLIAGEDVVFKANGDAALVKSQLGKLDFLIVQDMFLTETAALADVVFPATSFAESQGTQINNGLQIQFVRRTIPPVGQARPDWMIVSQLAKLMGADLGYQGQLKNVFKEIVENLPGFAGLSHNQLVNEGATQIKLSPVDPGKINRADLAERLAGQVAKINRSVTVDTSELAAKAGSRLQQRYVQITRYSEMLTPSLSQSAESETGKVLMFPA from the coding sequence ATGGAAACAGTCAAGCTAACAATCAACGGACAGGAAATGACTGCGCCGAAAGGCGAGTTGCTGATCGAAGCCTGCGAAATGAACGGCGTGTATCTGCCGCGTTTCTGTCACCATCGCGGTTTGACGCCACAGGCTTCGTGCCGCATGTGCGTGGTGCGCGTGGACAATCCGAAAATTCCCAAGCTGCAAACCGCCTGCACAATGCCGGTGACAGACGGAATGGTTGTCACCACCGAATCCCAAGAAGTCGAAGAAACGCGCGCGGCGATGATCGAATTCTTGCTCTCGAACCATCCGGTGGATTGCCCTGTCTGCGACCGCGCTGGCGAATGCGAGTTACAGGATCAGACTTACGGTTTCGGCGAAGACCGCATTCGTTCGCAGTTTGACGACAAGGAAAATTACCTGGAACGCCAGATTTCGCCGTTCATTTACAATGATCCGCAGCGCTGCGTGACCTGCAAACGCTGCACGCGCGTGTGCGAAGAGTGGATGGATGAAAACGCGATTACAACCATCAATCGCGGCTCGGCGACGTTGATCAGCAGCTTCGGCGGTTGGGTGGAATGTTCGGATTGCGGAAATTGCGTGGATGTTTGTCCGACCGGAACGCTGCTGCACGTGCCGTACAAATACGTGGCGCGTCCCTGGGATTTGAAACAAACGGCGACGGTCTGCAATTTCTGTTCGGACGGCTGTTCGATTCTGGCTGGTACGCGCAGCGAAAAACTGATTCGCGCCGTCGCGCGCGATGGCCGAGGCCGCACCGCAGGCGGAATCAATCACGATTTTCTGTGCGCGCTTGGCCGCTACACAGTTGATTTTGTTCACAGCAAAAAGCGCATTGATCGCCCGATGATTCGTCGCGGAGAACATCTGGCGCCGACCACCTGGGATGACGCGCTGAGCTTCGCGGCAAAACGCCTGGACGAAATCAAAGCGCAAAGCGGCGGGCAAAGTTTGGGCGTCATCAGCGCCGCACGGCTGCTCAATGAAGATCAACGCACGCTGTTGCGGTTTGCCAACAATGTGCTGGAAACCAAACACGCCGATTATTACCACGATGAAGACGAATGCGATCTGGCTTCGTTCTTCCGTTACGGCGCGCCGACGATTGCGACGCAGGAAAACATCCAGAACGCCGATGCGATTTTGCTGATCGGTTCCGATCCGAACGAAGAAAATCCGCTGACGGCGTTTTCCATCCGTTGGGCGGTTCGACAGGAAGCCGCGCGGTTGTTGATCGTCAACTCCGTGCCTTCGCGGCTGGAACGCCAAGCGAACGTTGCCGTACGAGTGCGAGGGGGAAGTGAAGGCGCGATTGTCCAGGCCTTGCTTGATGAATCGAAGCTGGCGGATGCCGCCGATGCGATGGGCGCGAGCGCCGATGATTTGAAAGCGATCCGCAGGATCATTCATGAAAGCGGCAAAGTTGTGGTCATCTTCGGCGACGAATTGCGCGGAGCGGCAGTGGAATCGTTGGCATTGCTGGAAGAAGCATTGGCTGTACCGAGCGCCGAAGCTGCGGATGCCGCGAAGAAGGCTTACATTGATTCGCTGCAACGCGAAGTGAAATCCTCAAACTCCACGCAAAAACCTTCGATCAACGAAAATCCGTACACGTACATCGTCGAACATCCAACGCTGGAAATTGGCGCTGACCCGGCCAGAACGGAAACCAAATTTTCGTTCGTGCCGCTGGTTCGGTACTCGAATTCGATGGGCGCGGGCGCGATGGGGATTGCCAGCGGGTTGACCGGCGGAATGTCCGCGCAGGCGATGTTGAACGGCGCTGGCGGCGGCATCAAGGCGTTGCTGATTGCCGGTGAAGACGTGGTTTTCAAAGCGAACGGCGATGCCGCGTTGGTGAAATCGCAACTTGGCAAACTGGATTTCCTGATTGTGCAGGATATGTTTCTGACCGAAACCGCCGCGTTGGCCGATGTGGTGTTTCCTGCAACCAGCTTTGCCGAATCCCAGGGAACACAAATTAACAACGGGCTGCAAATTCAATTCGTTCGCCGCACGATTCCGCCTGTCGGACAGGCTCGCCCGGATTGGATGATCGTTTCGCAACTGGCGAAACTGATGGGCGCGGATTTGGGTTATCAGGGACAGCTCAAGAACGTTTTTAAGGAAATTGTCGAAAACCTGCCGGGTTTTGCGGGACTTTCGCACAACCAATTGGTCAACGAAGGCGCGACGCAAATTAAACTGTCGCCGGTTGATCCGGGCAAAATCAACCGCGCGGATTTGGCCGAGCGTCTGGCCGGTCAAGTTGCCAAGATCAATCGCTCGGTTACGGTGGACACCTCCGAACTGGCGGCGAAAGCCGGTTCGCGATTGCAGCAACGCTACGTGCAGATTACGCGGTATTCCGAAATGCTGACACCTTCGCTTTCGCAATCCGCCGAAAGCGAAACTGGCAAAGTGTTGATGTTCCCGGCTTAA
- the nuoL gene encoding NADH-quinone oxidoreductase subunit L, with the protein MLKWITLAPLIGAIINGLFGKRLGEKVVGAIACLSVAASASMAFGSFFRLTSKAPDADGVRRITEHFFTWISVGSFQADFAYLLDPLSGIYILFITGVGLLIHIYATGYMHGDPGYYRFFAYLNLFMFMMLTLVLGDNLLLLFVGWEGVGLCSYLLIGFFIKWDVAGDAAKKAFIVNRIGDFGFMIATFLVFTTFGTISFVTKTIGGHEVASFLAQAASPTVLIGSTTAIALLLFVGATGKSAQIPLFVWLPDAMAGPTPVSALIHAATMVTAGVYLTARCSAVVVKSPTAMVVIAVIGAATAMFAATIGLAQNDIKKVLAYSTVSQLGYMFLACGVGAFIAGIFHVMTHAFFKALLFLGAGSVIHGAHEEQDIRKMGGLRKYMPFTFGTMLVGWLAISGFPLLSGFFSKDEILWRTWSTEALPTVFGFPLSKILWGIAALTALLTAVYMTRMMVMTFFGEERFGKAHNDHGHASHGHDDHGHGHGKPHESGWLMVGPLVVLAVLSLVGGWVGWPAALGGANHFEHFLEPAIAHVQPHGEVAHATPTGEGHGAIRAVGQTIAEPAEAPATKAEEHHDTSTELGLTALSVVLGLLGIGIGFAVFGKKPLTKMPKLLEDKYNVDELYDEVVVHPIETLSREGLWKIVDVKIIDGFVNGAARLFGSISGILRYTQTGFARNYAAVILVGAIAIIGYFSYIALR; encoded by the coding sequence ATGCTCAAATGGATTACGCTGGCGCCGCTGATTGGCGCGATCATCAATGGATTGTTCGGGAAACGGCTGGGCGAAAAAGTTGTCGGCGCGATTGCCTGTTTGTCCGTCGCCGCATCGGCTTCGATGGCCTTTGGATCGTTTTTCCGACTGACGAGTAAAGCGCCCGATGCCGATGGCGTTCGCCGGATCACCGAACATTTCTTTACCTGGATTTCCGTCGGCAGCTTCCAGGCCGATTTCGCCTACCTGCTCGATCCACTTTCCGGCATCTACATCCTGTTCATCACCGGCGTAGGTTTGCTGATTCACATTTACGCCACCGGCTACATGCACGGCGATCCGGGCTATTACAGGTTCTTCGCTTACCTGAACCTGTTTATGTTCATGATGTTGACGCTGGTGTTGGGCGATAACCTGTTGCTGCTGTTCGTCGGGTGGGAAGGCGTCGGACTCTGTTCATACCTGTTGATCGGATTTTTCATCAAATGGGATGTCGCGGGCGATGCGGCCAAAAAAGCCTTTATCGTCAACCGTATCGGCGATTTCGGTTTTATGATCGCTACGTTTCTGGTCTTCACCACCTTCGGCACCATCAGCTTTGTCACAAAAACCATTGGTGGGCATGAAGTCGCCAGCTTTCTCGCACAAGCCGCTTCTCCAACAGTTCTGATTGGTTCAACGACGGCGATTGCCTTGTTGCTGTTTGTCGGCGCGACGGGCAAATCGGCGCAGATTCCGTTATTCGTCTGGTTGCCGGACGCAATGGCTGGTCCAACACCCGTGTCGGCGTTGATCCACGCTGCGACGATGGTCACGGCAGGCGTGTATTTGACCGCGCGTTGCAGCGCCGTGGTCGTCAAATCGCCAACCGCAATGGTCGTCATCGCCGTCATCGGAGCCGCGACCGCAATGTTTGCCGCCACGATTGGTTTGGCGCAAAACGACATCAAAAAGGTCTTGGCGTATTCGACGGTTTCCCAGCTTGGCTATATGTTCCTGGCCTGCGGCGTCGGAGCCTTCATCGCCGGGATCTTCCACGTGATGACGCACGCGTTTTTCAAAGCATTGCTCTTCCTTGGAGCCGGTTCGGTCATACACGGCGCACACGAAGAGCAGGACATTCGCAAAATGGGCGGTTTGCGGAAATACATGCCGTTCACCTTTGGCACGATGCTTGTGGGTTGGTTGGCGATTTCCGGCTTCCCGCTGCTGTCCGGCTTTTTCAGCAAGGACGAAATTTTGTGGCGCACCTGGTCAACCGAAGCGTTGCCGACAGTGTTTGGCTTTCCGCTGAGCAAGATTCTGTGGGGAATTGCCGCGCTGACGGCATTGCTGACCGCGGTTTACATGACCCGAATGATGGTCATGACCTTCTTTGGTGAAGAGCGATTTGGCAAAGCCCACAATGATCACGGCCACGCCTCGCACGGTCACGACGATCATGGCCACGGTCACGGCAAACCGCACGAATCCGGTTGGTTGATGGTTGGGCCGTTGGTTGTTCTGGCTGTTCTTTCTCTGGTAGGCGGCTGGGTCGGATGGCCAGCGGCATTGGGCGGAGCAAATCACTTCGAGCATTTTCTGGAACCGGCGATTGCCCATGTGCAACCGCACGGTGAAGTTGCGCATGCTACGCCGACTGGGGAAGGGCATGGTGCGATTAGGGCAGTGGGGCAGACGATTGCCGAGCCAGCCGAAGCGCCGGCTACCAAGGCAGAAGAACATCACGACACATCCACCGAACTGGGATTGACGGCATTGTCAGTCGTGCTCGGTTTGCTCGGCATCGGAATTGGGTTTGCCGTCTTCGGCAAGAAACCACTGACCAAGATGCCGAAGCTTCTGGAAGACAAGTACAACGTGGACGAACTGTACGATGAAGTCGTCGTCCATCCGATTGAAACCCTTTCCCGCGAAGGGCTGTGGAAAATCGTGGACGTCAAAATTATTGACGGCTTCGTCAACGGCGCTGCGCGATTGTTCGGCAGCATTTCCGGTATTTTGCGGTACACGCAAACCGGATTCGCGCGCAATTACGCCGCGGTCATTTTGGTGGGCGCCATCGCGATCATCGGATATTTCAGTTATATCGCTTTGCGTTAG
- a CDS encoding NADH-quinone oxidoreductase subunit J, with translation MEQLAQIQVTHLFFLAFASLAVVAAFNVILQRNPIYSAIGLIVVLCCLAGLFLTLSAQFIAAIQIIVYAGAIMVLFVFVIMLLNIREEESKIDRQKYLKFLAVPLFLALIAEVMAVLKTLGNPPASPNVPGTVESLAEGMFSTYVLPFEATSVLILMAIVGSMLLARRESKEEADSIEAALTAANEPTEIEEHSEEEVHA, from the coding sequence ATGGAACAACTCGCTCAAATCCAAGTTACGCATCTTTTCTTTCTGGCGTTTGCGTCGCTGGCGGTGGTCGCTGCTTTTAACGTCATCCTGCAACGCAACCCGATTTACAGCGCCATCGGCTTAATCGTCGTGCTGTGCTGTCTGGCTGGACTGTTTTTGACCCTGTCCGCGCAGTTCATTGCCGCGATTCAGATCATCGTGTACGCCGGAGCGATTATGGTCTTATTCGTCTTCGTCATTATGCTGCTCAACATACGCGAAGAAGAATCCAAAATTGACCGCCAAAAATATCTGAAGTTTCTGGCCGTGCCGCTGTTTCTGGCCTTGATTGCCGAAGTAATGGCGGTGCTGAAAACGCTGGGCAATCCGCCCGCTTCGCCAAATGTTCCCGGCACAGTCGAATCGTTGGCCGAAGGAATGTTCAGCACGTATGTGCTGCCGTTTGAAGCGACGTCGGTGCTGATCCTGATGGCGATTGTCGGCTCGATGCTGCTGGCGCGGCGCGAGAGCAAAGAAGAGGCGGACAGCATCGAAGCCGCGTTGACCGCCGCCAATGAACCGACCGAGATCGAAGAACATTCCGAAGAGGAGGTACACGCCTGA
- a CDS encoding NADH-quinone oxidoreductase subunit C — protein sequence MHPSRYADASLIRTKFADTIEEIIEAIGEVTLVAKREGLVELMTFLRDEPSLKFNYLSDIGGVDLGEFASPRFAVAYQLYSLEHNHRLRVKVFLEEKDANLPTMWNIWKASNWLEREIYDMFGVNFEGHPDQRRILMPADYEGYPLRKDFPIKGY from the coding sequence ATGCACCCCTCGCGCTATGCGGACGCTTCTCTGATCCGCACCAAGTTCGCAGACACAATCGAAGAGATCATCGAAGCCATTGGCGAAGTTACGCTGGTCGCCAAGCGCGAAGGCTTGGTCGAATTGATGACGTTTCTGCGCGACGAACCGAGCCTGAAATTCAACTATTTGAGCGACATTGGCGGCGTTGATCTGGGCGAGTTTGCCAGCCCGCGATTTGCTGTCGCTTATCAGCTTTATTCGCTGGAGCACAACCATCGGCTGCGCGTGAAGGTGTTTTTGGAAGAAAAAGACGCGAACCTGCCGACGATGTGGAATATCTGGAAAGCGTCCAACTGGTTGGAGCGCGAAATTTACGACATGTTTGGCGTCAACTTTGAAGGGCATCCTGATCAGCGACGGATTCTGATGCCAGCGGATTACGAAGGGTATCCGCTGCGGAAAGACTTTCCGATCAAAGGCTACTGA
- the nuoK gene encoding NADH-quinone oxidoreductase subunit NuoK: protein MVPLSWYLALSAVLFTIGVVGVVIQRNAIVLFMCIELMLNAVNLTLVAFSRFLGDVTGQLFVFIVMTVAAAEAAVGLAVIISLFRTRETLNVDEADLLKL, encoded by the coding sequence ATGGTTCCGCTTTCCTGGTATCTGGCGCTGAGCGCCGTGTTGTTCACTATCGGCGTTGTCGGCGTCGTGATTCAACGCAACGCCATTGTCTTGTTTATGTGCATTGAGCTGATGCTGAACGCCGTCAACCTGACGTTGGTGGCGTTTTCGCGTTTCTTGGGCGATGTGACCGGGCAGTTGTTTGTGTTCATTGTGATGACGGTTGCCGCCGCCGAAGCCGCCGTCGGATTGGCCGTCATCATTTCGCTGTTCCGCACGCGCGAAACGCTCAATGTGGACGAAGCAGATTTACTCAAGCTTTAG
- a CDS encoding NADH-quinone oxidoreductase subunit D, translated as MADTRMTVSMGPQHPSTHGVLRLELVLDGETVVKAIPDIGYLHTGMEKTMEKEKWQQVVTITCRMDYLNSMGNDLGYCLAVEKLMGVEVPERAKVLRVLLTELNRLASHLVWFGTHAMDIGAMTGFFYAFTERERILDIFENASGARLHQSYFIIGGTRWDVPDNFIPQVKEFLDGFPKFLDECKRLVTGNKIFQRRTKGVGVISKEDAIDWALSGPTIRGSGVNWDIRKSEPYSGYDTYDFDVPVYDGCDVWSRYLVRMDEFHESWKICCQALERLKTPGSVKSDHPKLQLPERDLMKQHIDVMIHHFLLASEGFTVPVGEVYQSIESARGEIAYYVVSDGGERPYRVRVRTPSYVNLSALPAMVEGSLIADVVAVIGSIDIVLGDVDR; from the coding sequence CTGGCCGATACGCGAATGACGGTTTCGATGGGACCGCAACATCCTTCAACACACGGCGTGTTGCGACTGGAATTGGTGCTGGACGGGGAAACCGTGGTCAAAGCCATTCCAGACATCGGGTACCTGCACACCGGCATGGAAAAGACGATGGAGAAGGAAAAGTGGCAGCAGGTGGTCACCATCACCTGCCGGATGGATTATCTCAATTCGATGGGCAACGATCTGGGGTATTGCCTGGCGGTTGAGAAACTGATGGGCGTCGAGGTGCCGGAACGCGCAAAAGTGTTACGCGTGTTACTGACAGAATTGAACCGCTTGGCTTCGCATCTGGTCTGGTTCGGCACGCACGCGATGGACATTGGGGCAATGACCGGATTCTTTTATGCCTTCACGGAGCGCGAACGGATTCTGGACATTTTCGAAAACGCAAGCGGCGCGCGGTTGCACCAGAGCTACTTCATCATTGGAGGCACGCGTTGGGATGTTCCGGACAATTTCATCCCGCAAGTCAAAGAGTTTCTGGACGGATTTCCGAAATTCCTGGATGAGTGCAAACGGCTGGTGACGGGCAACAAGATTTTCCAGCGCCGCACAAAAGGCGTTGGTGTTATCAGTAAAGAAGATGCCATTGATTGGGCGCTTTCCGGGCCGACAATTCGGGGCAGCGGCGTCAATTGGGACATTCGCAAATCGGAGCCATATTCCGGCTACGACACATACGATTTCGATGTACCGGTTTACGATGGATGCGATGTCTGGTCACGTTATCTGGTTCGCATGGACGAATTCCATGAAAGCTGGAAGATTTGCTGTCAGGCGCTTGAACGGTTGAAAACGCCCGGATCGGTCAAATCCGATCATCCGAAACTGCAATTGCCGGAACGCGATCTGATGAAACAGCACATTGATGTGATGATTCATCACTTCTTGTTGGCTTCCGAAGGATTCACCGTGCCGGTCGGCGAAGTCTATCAATCCATCGAATCGGCGCGCGGCGAAATCGCCTATTACGTGGTCAGCGATGGTGGCGAACGTCCGTATCGTGTTCGCGTCCGCACGCCGTCTTATGTCAACCTTTCGGCGTTGCCCGCGATGGTCGAAGGCTCGCTGATTGCCGATGTGGTCGCCGTCATCGGTAGCATTGATATTGTTCTTGGAGACGTAGACAGATAG
- the nuoH gene encoding NADH-quinone oxidoreductase subunit NuoH, giving the protein MSSLINSIDFPFILGALIKVVIFWIVIMIICAYAVYAERRVLAVIQNRLGPNRVGWQGLLQPFADLIKFIFKEDIIPMSVNRALYVSAPIIALVPAMMVLIVYPFGPDNLPLPGGAFLTQLANDLVTKLGLDWNIDLRYVDLHVTHFNVGILYVFAMTGLGVYGIVVAGWASNSKYSLLGGLRSSAQMVSYELGLSLSVVCVLLMAGTLDLSEIVKQQSGWYGMRWNIFGGVSAGTGLKSLAMAIPAIIGFFIYLISAIAETNRVPFDLPEAETELVAGFHTEYSALKFALFFIAEYVNMTTVSVLATSLFLGGWNGPFVETLPWLGPIYFLSKVFFFLFLYIWLRGTLPRFRYDQLMNFGWKFLLPAALFNIALAAIIAVLVY; this is encoded by the coding sequence ATGTCATCGCTGATTAACTCAATTGATTTTCCCTTCATCCTCGGAGCGCTGATCAAAGTTGTGATCTTCTGGATCGTCATCATGATCATCTGCGCTTACGCGGTGTATGCCGAACGGCGTGTGCTGGCTGTGATTCAGAACCGCCTGGGGCCGAACCGCGTCGGTTGGCAAGGTTTGCTGCAACCGTTTGCCGATCTGATCAAGTTCATCTTCAAGGAAGACATCATCCCGATGTCGGTCAATCGCGCGCTGTATGTGAGCGCGCCGATCATCGCGCTGGTTCCGGCGATGATGGTGCTGATCGTCTATCCCTTTGGCCCGGACAATTTGCCTTTGCCTGGCGGAGCGTTTTTGACGCAACTCGCCAATGATCTGGTGACGAAACTGGGATTGGATTGGAACATTGATTTGCGATATGTGGATTTGCACGTCACGCATTTCAATGTCGGCATCCTTTATGTCTTTGCGATGACAGGTTTAGGCGTATACGGAATCGTGGTCGCGGGATGGGCGTCGAATTCCAAATACAGCCTGCTCGGTGGATTGCGCTCGTCAGCGCAGATGGTCAGTTATGAACTGGGGCTTTCGCTGTCGGTCGTTTGTGTTTTGCTGATGGCCGGAACGCTCGACCTGAGCGAAATCGTCAAACAGCAATCCGGCTGGTACGGAATGCGCTGGAATATCTTTGGCGGAGTTTCAGCAGGCACGGGATTGAAAAGTCTGGCCATGGCAATTCCTGCAATTATCGGTTTTTTCATCTACCTGATCAGCGCAATTGCCGAAACCAACCGCGTGCCGTTTGACTTGCCCGAAGCCGAAACCGAACTCGTTGCCGGATTCCATACCGAATACAGCGCGTTGAAGTTCGCGCTCTTTTTCATTGCCGAATACGTCAACATGACGACGGTTTCCGTGCTGGCCACATCGCTGTTTCTGGGCGGTTGGAACGGCCCGTTTGTCGAAACTTTGCCGTGGTTGGGGCCGATTTACTTCCTGAGCAAAGTCTTCTTCTTCCTGTTCCTGTACATCTGGTTACGCGGAACGCTGCCGCGTTTTCGGTACGATCAATTGATGAATTTCGGCTGGAAGTTTTTGTTGCCTGCGGCGCTGTTCAACATTGCGCTGGCCGCGATTATTGCGGTGCTGGTTTACTAG